In Desulfopila inferna, a single window of DNA contains:
- a CDS encoding c-type cytochrome, producing MKFIFSLIFTVILLAAAALVFAWTGVYNIAATKPHTGVISYYIEMLRDRSIAKRSEDVRVPDLGDARIRSAAFSHYHGMCRLCHGAPGYQAEEFAEDLYPAPPDMISGHIQEERSPSEIYWIVNHGIKMTGMPAFGRTHSDSELYGVAALALEIPQISSEEYRQQVEKIEGKNGGGYGGENHSTQEAAEHNH from the coding sequence ATGAAATTCATATTTTCCCTTATCTTCACCGTAATTCTTTTAGCGGCGGCGGCGCTTGTGTTCGCCTGGACAGGCGTTTACAATATCGCCGCCACAAAACCCCACACCGGAGTAATATCATATTATATCGAAATGCTGCGTGACCGCTCCATTGCCAAACGCAGTGAAGATGTCCGGGTACCGGACCTCGGCGACGCCAGGATCAGGTCAGCCGCCTTTTCGCATTACCACGGAATGTGCCGGCTCTGCCACGGAGCCCCGGGCTACCAGGCTGAGGAATTTGCCGAGGACCTCTACCCGGCGCCCCCCGACATGATTTCCGGGCACATTCAAGAGGAGCGCAGCCCTTCCGAGATTTACTGGATCGTCAATCATGGCATCAAGATGACCGGAATGCCGGCATTCGGCCGGACACATAGCGATTCCGAGTTGTATGGAGTCGCGGCTCTGGCCCTGGAAATACCCCAGATCTCTTCTGAAGAATATAGGCAACAGGTTGAGAAAATAGAGGGGAAAAACGGGGGAGGATACGGTGGCGAAAATCATTCCACTCAGGAAGCGGCAGAGCATAATCACTGA
- a CDS encoding alpha/beta fold hydrolase yields the protein MNPSAYFTTGLAIKTLTSLSKADVVIHGEENIPGGPTIFVINHFTRIETLLIPYYIYNLTTTPVFSLADESLFRGSLKKLLDMIGVISTRDPNRDKIILKGLLTGSENWIIFPEGRMVKTKKIIGGGKFLIRHDGGSHKPHTGAASLALRAEFLRHHLLAREKEEPANVQTFLDAFSIASLDDIRGKATTIVPVNLTYYPIRAKENIASQFAARMMKEVPERMLEELMTEGTMLLSGVDLDIHFGKPIGLEDFLSSRIVGRELQHPFGEYPHFSERLSRYMRSLSEDMMQRYMKAIYNMTSVNHEHLFASFLQRYPFSTMKEMDLRRRVYLAVRKISDKNAIGYNLHRSLQEEQVHLLTDDRFKKVENFIELALEKNVVEKKNGYLVKLKRKLPELLLFHRGRIDNPIEVMANEVEPLRELQRLVRLVAWQPGFLVRRKVLDMLVQEEDQSYLQDCKRCGVPTSKSGSPFLLRGSTGKIGVVLVHSYLSVPEEVMELARYLNRQGLWVYAPRLAGHGTTPEDLAQKTYSDWQLSVEKGYAVISSICEHVVLGGVSVGGCLVLELASRLKKLAGVVAVCPPLHLKDYSSSFMPGNDVWTRILAKIKKDDLDIDYFQFNSENIHVNYDKNPILGVKNVGAFLEKLKTVPAKVHHPSLILQADRNPIVGREGSRQIYDELGTEEKEYILLNYKNHIIIRGEDSGRVHAIIGDFIRNLVG from the coding sequence ATGAATCCATCCGCATATTTTACCACCGGCCTTGCCATTAAAACCCTTACCAGCCTGTCCAAGGCTGATGTTGTCATTCACGGTGAGGAAAATATTCCCGGCGGACCCACCATTTTTGTGATCAACCACTTTACCAGAATCGAAACGCTGCTGATTCCCTACTATATTTATAATCTTACCACCACCCCGGTTTTTTCGCTGGCCGATGAATCTTTGTTCAGGGGAAGTTTGAAGAAGCTGCTGGATATGATCGGCGTGATTTCCACCAGGGATCCGAATCGCGACAAGATCATCTTAAAGGGTCTGCTCACGGGCTCCGAAAACTGGATTATCTTTCCGGAAGGCAGGATGGTGAAGACCAAGAAGATTATTGGTGGAGGAAAATTCCTGATCCGCCATGACGGAGGCAGCCATAAACCGCATACGGGTGCAGCGTCTCTGGCGCTGCGTGCGGAATTTCTGCGCCATCATCTTCTTGCCAGGGAAAAGGAGGAGCCGGCCAATGTTCAGACCTTCCTCGATGCTTTCTCAATCGCATCGCTTGATGATATCCGGGGCAAAGCCACAACAATTGTTCCGGTTAATCTTACCTATTATCCAATCAGAGCAAAAGAAAACATCGCTTCTCAGTTTGCCGCCAGGATGATGAAGGAAGTGCCGGAGAGAATGCTCGAAGAACTCATGACCGAAGGCACCATGCTGCTCTCGGGAGTGGATCTCGATATTCACTTCGGCAAGCCGATTGGGCTGGAGGATTTTCTCTCTTCACGGATTGTAGGCAGGGAATTACAGCACCCCTTCGGCGAATATCCTCATTTTTCGGAAAGACTGTCCCGCTATATGCGCAGCCTGTCGGAGGACATGATGCAGAGGTATATGAAGGCCATTTATAACATGACCTCCGTCAACCATGAGCATCTGTTCGCCTCATTCCTGCAGCGCTATCCCTTTTCCACGATGAAGGAAATGGATCTGCGCAGAAGGGTTTACCTGGCAGTCAGGAAAATAAGCGATAAAAACGCTATAGGGTACAATCTCCACAGGTCGCTGCAGGAGGAACAGGTGCATCTTCTCACCGATGACAGGTTTAAAAAGGTAGAGAATTTTATTGAACTGGCCCTGGAAAAAAACGTTGTCGAAAAAAAGAACGGCTATCTTGTCAAGTTGAAGAGAAAGCTGCCGGAGCTCCTGCTGTTTCACCGGGGCAGAATTGACAATCCCATTGAGGTCATGGCTAATGAGGTCGAGCCCTTAAGGGAATTGCAGCGCCTGGTGCGATTGGTGGCCTGGCAGCCAGGATTTCTGGTCAGAAGGAAAGTGCTCGACATGCTGGTGCAGGAGGAAGACCAAAGCTATCTGCAGGATTGCAAGCGATGCGGCGTTCCAACCTCGAAATCCGGAAGCCCTTTTTTGCTGCGCGGTTCCACCGGTAAAATAGGAGTGGTACTGGTTCACAGCTATCTGTCGGTACCGGAGGAAGTGATGGAACTCGCCCGCTATCTAAACCGACAGGGATTATGGGTGTATGCACCCCGACTTGCCGGACACGGGACAACACCCGAGGATCTGGCGCAGAAAACCTATTCCGACTGGCAGCTTTCCGTGGAAAAAGGCTATGCTGTTATCAGCAGCATCTGTGAGCATGTGGTTCTGGGCGGCGTTTCGGTGGGTGGCTGCCTTGTTCTGGAGCTTGCCTCGAGGCTGAAGAAGCTGGCGGGGGTTGTTGCCGTCTGTCCGCCGCTGCACCTCAAAGACTATTCGTCCAGCTTCATGCCGGGCAATGATGTCTGGACGCGGATACTGGCAAAAATAAAAAAGGATGATCTGGATATCGATTATTTCCAGTTCAATTCCGAAAATATACATGTCAACTATGATAAGAATCCGATATTAGGAGTTAAAAATGTCGGAGCTTTTCTCGAAAAGCTGAAAACGGTGCCGGCAAAGGTACATCATCCGAGTCTGATTCTTCAGGCAGACAGGAATCCGATTGTGGGCAGAGAGGGGTCACGACAGATATATGATGAGCTCGGCACCGAAGAGAAGGAATATATTCTACTGAATTACAAGAATCACATCATCATCCGTGGCGAGGATTCCGGGAGAGTACATGCAATTATTGGCGATTTTATCCGTAATCTTGTCGGTTAA
- a CDS encoding ornithine cyclodeaminase family domain yields MALSLTFTPPDFDTAELKNGPFAALEAVPADGIAPRNYHATSNYPEYAKLPGYGWVLAPESRMDAVLVADQGKLQVIEARNLKKGDMVVVGRTENGEEGIFVHSHCFERIAASTDKFTFRSRGTRETPFSRSYDELYKILKHDRDHGHIVWVLGPAVAFDKDSREAMQGLIASGFCHALMAGNALATHDIEAAHFGTGLGQNIYSQELQSMGHYNHLDILNEVRRAGSIRESIKVLGIKDGIIKACEDHDVPYILAGSIRDDGPLPETIGNVYESQDRMRQHARKATTVITMATQLHSIAFGNMTPSYRVMPDGEIRPVYFYVVDMSEFSADKLANRGSAQAQAILTNVQDFIVNLWNYMRKKD; encoded by the coding sequence ATGGCCCTCAGTCTGACCTTCACCCCCCCCGACTTTGACACGGCGGAGCTAAAAAACGGCCCATTTGCCGCCCTGGAAGCAGTACCGGCCGACGGCATCGCTCCCAGAAATTACCATGCTACTTCCAATTATCCGGAATACGCCAAACTGCCGGGATATGGCTGGGTTCTGGCACCGGAGAGCAGAATGGATGCCGTTCTGGTTGCAGACCAGGGCAAGCTCCAGGTGATTGAGGCCAGGAACCTGAAGAAAGGCGATATGGTTGTGGTCGGCAGAACGGAAAACGGAGAAGAGGGGATATTCGTGCATTCCCATTGCTTTGAGAGAATTGCGGCGAGCACGGACAAATTCACCTTTCGCTCCCGCGGCACCAGGGAAACTCCCTTTTCCCGCTCCTATGACGAACTCTACAAGATTCTCAAACATGACCGCGATCATGGTCATATCGTCTGGGTTTTAGGCCCGGCCGTCGCCTTTGACAAAGACAGCCGGGAGGCTATGCAGGGACTGATCGCCAGCGGATTCTGCCATGCGCTGATGGCAGGCAATGCCTTGGCCACCCATGATATCGAAGCCGCCCATTTCGGCACCGGACTGGGCCAGAATATCTACAGTCAGGAACTCCAGTCCATGGGACACTACAACCACCTGGACATTCTCAATGAGGTGAGAAGGGCCGGCTCGATACGGGAGAGCATTAAAGTCCTGGGCATCAAGGATGGCATCATCAAGGCCTGTGAAGACCACGATGTACCTTACATCCTTGCCGGATCAATCCGCGACGACGGACCTCTTCCCGAAACCATCGGCAATGTCTATGAGTCACAGGACAGAATGCGGCAACATGCCAGAAAGGCGACCACGGTGATCACCATGGCCACGCAATTGCACTCCATCGCCTTCGGCAACATGACGCCGAGCTACCGGGTCATGCCCGACGGTGAAATCCGTCCGGTCTATTTTTATGTGGTGGACATGTCCGAATTCTCCGCCGACAAGCTGGCCAACCGCGGCTCCGCCCAGGCCCAGGCCATTTTGACAAACGTTCAGGACTTCATTGTCAATCTCTGGAATTATATGCGGAAAAAAGACTGA
- the cobJ gene encoding precorrin-3B C(17)-methyltransferase gives MAEHHNGSGQGRLYVVGTGPGSLEHLTPAASAALHESDIIVGYRTYLDLIKEYLVGKEVVASEMMKEVDRCRKSLELASAGNTVALVSGGDPGIYAMAGLVFEMAKDAGSSCIIEVIPGIAAVNGCAARLGAPLMHDFAAISLSDLLTPWPVIEKRLIAAAAADFVVAIYNPKSKKRTEQIVRAARIFLDHRDPATPVGIVTAATRENEEITITTLEKLQDADIGMQSTVIIGNSQTYIWEGKMVTPRGYADKYELK, from the coding sequence ATGGCGGAACATCACAATGGCAGTGGCCAGGGCAGACTTTATGTTGTCGGCACAGGTCCTGGATCACTTGAACACCTGACTCCCGCAGCCTCCGCTGCTCTTCATGAATCGGATATCATCGTCGGCTACCGCACCTATCTGGATTTGATTAAGGAATATCTCGTGGGTAAGGAAGTTGTGGCCTCGGAGATGATGAAGGAAGTGGACCGCTGCAGAAAATCACTGGAGCTAGCCTCAGCGGGTAATACAGTGGCTCTGGTCTCCGGAGGTGACCCGGGAATCTATGCCATGGCAGGACTGGTCTTCGAAATGGCAAAAGATGCCGGCAGCAGTTGTATAATCGAGGTGATCCCCGGAATCGCCGCGGTAAACGGCTGTGCGGCCAGGCTCGGTGCTCCGCTGATGCATGACTTTGCCGCCATCAGTCTTTCCGACCTGCTCACGCCCTGGCCGGTTATTGAAAAACGGCTGATAGCAGCGGCGGCGGCTGATTTTGTCGTGGCAATATACAACCCCAAATCAAAGAAAAGAACGGAACAGATCGTCAGGGCCGCTCGGATTTTCCTGGACCACCGCGATCCTGCAACTCCCGTGGGTATTGTCACTGCAGCCACCAGAGAAAATGAAGAAATCACCATCACCACTCTTGAGAAGCTGCAGGATGCAGATATCGGCATGCAGTCCACTGTCATTATCGGCAACTCACAGACCTATATCTGGGAGGGAAAGATGGTTACGCCCCGAGGTTATGCCGACAAATATGAGTTGAAATAG
- the rocF gene encoding arginase, producing MKQTVSIIGIPMDLGQQQRGVDMGPVAIRYAGLAPKLRNLGYHTIDHGNVDVPGHYTLSSTRYEERLIPICRACEQAYKLGADAIANGEIPIFLGGDHSASIGTIGGVTDQGPCGLIWVDAHGDFNTLETSASENIHGMSLAILLGRGSKELVDVGRPGAKLAPENVVMIGVRDLDHEEKKLLAQSGCTVYTMRDVDELGMHAVLRKALAGLAGLPGIHLSLDMDAIDPLEAPGVGTPSHGGLTYREAQLIMETLCDSGKLHSVDVMEVNPILDVKNRTAQVAVSLLTSLFGKSII from the coding sequence ATGAAACAGACGGTCAGCATAATCGGCATCCCCATGGATTTGGGACAGCAGCAAAGAGGAGTCGACATGGGGCCGGTGGCCATACGATACGCCGGTCTGGCCCCGAAGCTGCGCAACCTGGGTTATCATACCATCGATCACGGCAATGTCGACGTTCCCGGTCATTATACCCTCTCCAGCACACGCTACGAGGAGAGGCTCATCCCCATTTGCCGAGCCTGTGAACAGGCCTATAAACTTGGTGCCGACGCCATTGCCAACGGAGAAATCCCGATCTTTTTAGGCGGCGATCATTCCGCCTCCATCGGAACCATCGGCGGTGTCACCGATCAGGGTCCCTGCGGCCTTATCTGGGTAGATGCCCATGGTGATTTCAATACCCTGGAAACATCCGCCAGTGAAAACATCCACGGCATGTCCCTGGCCATTCTTCTGGGCCGGGGATCAAAGGAACTTGTCGATGTAGGCAGACCGGGTGCGAAACTCGCCCCGGAAAACGTGGTCATGATCGGGGTTCGAGATCTTGATCACGAAGAGAAAAAACTGTTGGCACAGTCCGGCTGCACCGTCTATACTATGCGTGATGTCGACGAGTTGGGCATGCATGCGGTCCTGCGCAAAGCGCTAGCCGGACTCGCCGGACTCCCGGGGATCCATCTCAGCCTGGACATGGACGCCATTGATCCTCTGGAAGCCCCCGGGGTTGGCACCCCTTCCCATGGAGGCCTGACCTACCGCGAGGCCCAGCTCATCATGGAAACCCTCTGTGATTCAGGTAAACTGCATTCCGTGGATGTCATGGAAGTAAATCCCATCCTCGATGTCAAGAACAGGACGGCACAGGTCGCCGTCTCTCTGCTGACATCCCTGTTCGGCAAGTCCATCATCTGA
- a CDS encoding aminotransferase class V-fold PLP-dependent enzyme — protein MFDKSEEKFPAKRNDIFLAHCAISPIYAGAAAAMKEFVDTMANGGIKALPQYFGVIPEFHGNVGKFLRTSADNISYVHNTAEGLCMIANGYPFSPGDEVISYVHEYPSNHYPWALQKKRGVKLILLGDTDPARGYDDIERPRGWSMEELEERITPRTRIVALSHVQFTSGFAADLSSLGALCREKNIDLIVDCAQSLGVLPVFPEEFQASAVIASGWKWLMGPKGSALLYTSPELRGKLEETMAGPGLMRQGLDYLDHSWAPHGDGRMFEYSTLPWDHIVAMNVLFREIFLKYDIKEIREEVFRLQDVLLDHLDQGSLRFLRFNKENRSGILAAESAANPAETVKALAQAGVIISAPVGYLRFAPHFYNDDGQIIAAAQKVNEILVR, from the coding sequence ATGTTTGATAAATCAGAGGAAAAATTTCCGGCGAAGAGAAATGATATCTTTCTGGCCCATTGCGCCATTTCCCCGATCTATGCGGGAGCAGCCGCAGCCATGAAGGAATTTGTGGATACTATGGCGAACGGCGGCATCAAGGCTTTGCCTCAATACTTCGGGGTCATCCCCGAGTTCCATGGAAATGTTGGTAAATTCCTGCGCACTTCCGCGGATAATATTTCCTATGTCCACAACACTGCAGAAGGATTATGCATGATTGCAAACGGCTATCCGTTTTCGCCGGGGGACGAGGTAATCAGCTATGTTCATGAGTATCCCAGCAATCACTACCCCTGGGCCTTGCAGAAAAAACGCGGAGTAAAGCTGATACTCCTCGGTGATACCGATCCCGCCCGAGGCTATGACGATATCGAGAGGCCGAGGGGATGGTCAATGGAAGAGCTGGAAGAGCGGATTACCCCGAGGACTCGGATTGTAGCCCTGAGTCACGTCCAGTTTACCAGCGGCTTTGCCGCCGATCTTAGCTCCCTCGGCGCCTTGTGCAGGGAGAAAAATATAGACCTGATTGTCGATTGTGCTCAGAGTTTAGGGGTCTTACCGGTCTTTCCCGAAGAGTTCCAGGCATCGGCTGTAATCGCCTCCGGCTGGAAATGGCTGATGGGGCCGAAGGGATCGGCACTGCTCTATACCTCGCCGGAATTGAGAGGGAAACTTGAGGAAACCATGGCAGGCCCGGGACTGATGCGCCAGGGCCTTGATTATCTTGATCATAGCTGGGCTCCCCACGGAGATGGCAGGATGTTTGAATATTCAACGCTTCCCTGGGATCATATAGTGGCAATGAATGTTCTTTTCAGGGAGATCTTTCTCAAATATGACATAAAGGAGATACGTGAAGAGGTCTTTCGTCTGCAGGATGTGCTTCTGGATCATCTGGATCAGGGCAGCCTGCGGTTTCTCCGGTTTAATAAAGAAAACCGCTCGGGAATTCTTGCTGCGGAATCGGCCGCTAACCCTGCGGAAACGGTGAAGGCACTGGCACAGGCCGGAGTTATAATCTCTGCACCTGTCGGCTATCTGCGCTTTGCCCCTCATTTCTATAATGATGATGGGCAGATCATTGCTGCCGCTCAAAAAGTTAATGAAATTCTAGTGAGATAA